A genomic segment from Helicobacter sp. NHP19-012 encodes:
- a CDS encoding L-serine ammonia-lyase — translation MYSQSITAIFKIGIGPSSSHTIGPMDACVRFCKLLQEQQVLEQVARVQVILHGSLALTGKGHLTDLACVVGLSGVCAKEVSVSQRQEILQKAIQEHTLHLAKTKNISFNLEEDILFESEALSLHENGMEVCAFNSKQDLLLKEIYYSTGGGFIYTEEELKHKTTNSTKPKHNAFDFSSAKELMELCEKHRTHIAGIVDMHESALFGQNYARTYCLEIYKAMLECYKNGVSSQEKQLPGYIGMARLAPKVYTRLNKHPSQADPLAMVDYATLYARAVSEENACGHKVVTAPTNGACGVVPAVLLYCHHHIKPLETEQIVDFLLTCAAVGYLYKKNASLSGAEAGCQAEVGTASSMAAAGFAFVMGGNVRQVLSAAEIAMEHHLGLTCDPVGGLVQIPCIERNVVGTIKAISSARLALEDGYQAKVSLDDVISTMYEVGKALDSKYKETSLGGLATHVHIPKC, via the coding sequence ATTTACAGCCAATCCATCACTGCCATTTTTAAAATAGGCATCGGTCCTAGTTCTTCGCACACCATAGGCCCTATGGACGCTTGCGTGCGCTTTTGCAAACTTTTGCAAGAACAACAAGTTCTTGAGCAAGTGGCTAGGGTGCAGGTGATCTTACACGGCTCACTCGCCTTAACCGGCAAGGGGCATTTGACAGACTTAGCCTGCGTGGTGGGTCTTAGCGGAGTGTGCGCTAAAGAGGTGAGCGTGTCCCAAAGGCAAGAGATTTTACAAAAAGCGATCCAAGAGCACACCTTGCACCTAGCTAAAACAAAAAACATCTCTTTTAATCTTGAAGAGGACATTCTCTTTGAATCCGAAGCCTTGAGTCTACACGAAAATGGCATGGAGGTGTGCGCCTTCAATAGCAAACAGGATTTATTGCTAAAGGAGATTTATTACTCTACGGGCGGCGGATTCATCTACACAGAAGAAGAGCTAAAACACAAAACAACCAATTCCACAAAACCCAAACACAACGCCTTTGATTTTTCCAGTGCCAAAGAATTGATGGAATTGTGCGAAAAACACCGCACCCACATTGCGGGCATTGTGGACATGCACGAGAGCGCGCTATTTGGGCAGAATTACGCCCGCACCTACTGCCTAGAAATTTATAAGGCGATGTTAGAGTGCTATAAAAATGGGGTGTCTTCGCAAGAAAAGCAACTGCCCGGCTACATTGGCATGGCACGCCTAGCCCCTAAAGTCTATACCCGTTTAAACAAACATCCAAGCCAAGCCGACCCGCTGGCAATGGTCGATTACGCCACGCTTTATGCTAGGGCTGTTAGTGAAGAAAACGCCTGCGGGCATAAAGTGGTGACCGCCCCCACCAATGGGGCGTGTGGGGTGGTGCCAGCGGTGCTACTGTATTGCCACCACCACATCAAGCCTTTAGAAACCGAGCAAATCGTGGATTTCTTGCTCACTTGTGCGGCGGTGGGGTATTTATACAAAAAGAACGCGTCTTTGAGCGGGGCGGAGGCGGGCTGTCAAGCCGAAGTGGGGACAGCTTCTTCTATGGCGGCGGCGGGCTTTGCCTTTGTGATGGGGGGCAATGTGCGTCAAGTCTTAAGCGCAGCCGAGATTGCCATGGAGCATCATTTGGGCTTAACCTGCGATCCGGTGGGCGGCTTGGTGCAAATCCCTTGCATTGAGCGCAATGTGGTGGGGACGATCAAGGCGATTTCTTCGGCAAGACTCGCCCTAGAAGATGGCTACCAAGCCAAAGTGAGCCTTGATGATGTGATCTCTACCATGTACGAGGTCGGCAAGGCATTAGATTCTAAGTACAAAGAAACTTCACTAGGTGGGCTAGCCACACACGTACATATCCCCAAGTGCTAG
- a CDS encoding aromatic amino acid transport family protein produces the protein MAQADKRLNLFDIRWMWSLFGTAVGAGILFLPIQAGEHGFWPVVLMAVLSFPMTWLSHRALARFVNAIGNQDITHAATRLGKKVGFLITLMYFFALYPICLAYGVGITNTVESFFANQLGLHYFENNRFFLAEHMITGMIFVMLFNTKIVTRVANALVYPLALILLIFSLYLIPYWKTAMLTEIPSFKGFFAALWFTLPVLVFSFNHSAIISTFAQAVEKRYGELKHYKTNQIELLNTSFLLFFVIFFVFSCILCLDPTDFAKARAQNIPILSYFANTLHNPFIGYAGPVVAFLAITTSFFGHYYGAKEGLKGLIVQIFTKDKLNTHHHRRIDVWTTIFFWISIIAVAYYNPSILSFIEDLGGPALATITFILPIVAMYALPSMKDFRSPIADGFIFATGVLTVLNAIINIVK, from the coding sequence ATGGCGCAAGCGGATAAAAGGTTAAATCTCTTTGACATCCGTTGGATGTGGTCGCTCTTTGGCACGGCTGTTGGGGCAGGGATTTTATTTTTACCGATCCAAGCGGGCGAACATGGATTTTGGCCTGTGGTGCTTATGGCAGTTTTGAGTTTTCCCATGACATGGCTTAGCCATAGGGCTTTAGCGCGCTTTGTCAATGCCATAGGCAACCAAGACATCACCCACGCCGCCACCCGCTTGGGTAAAAAGGTTGGATTTTTAATCACCCTAATGTATTTCTTTGCCCTTTACCCTATTTGTCTTGCCTATGGTGTGGGGATTACAAACACGGTTGAATCTTTCTTTGCTAACCAACTAGGTTTGCACTACTTTGAAAATAACCGCTTCTTTCTAGCCGAACACATGATCACGGGCATGATTTTTGTGATGCTTTTCAATACCAAGATTGTTACCCGGGTCGCTAACGCCCTTGTTTATCCTTTGGCGTTGATTTTATTAATATTTTCTTTGTATTTGATCCCTTATTGGAAAACGGCGATGCTCACAGAAATTCCGAGTTTTAAAGGGTTTTTTGCGGCGTTGTGGTTCACTCTGCCTGTGTTGGTGTTCTCGTTTAACCACAGCGCGATCATATCGACTTTTGCCCAAGCCGTGGAAAAACGCTACGGGGAACTTAAACACTATAAGACTAACCAAATTGAATTATTGAACACTTCCTTTTTACTCTTCTTTGTAATATTTTTTGTCTTCTCTTGCATTTTATGTTTAGACCCTACAGATTTTGCCAAAGCTAGAGCGCAAAACATCCCCATTTTGAGCTACTTTGCCAACACCCTACACAACCCCTTTATTGGTTATGCCGGCCCGGTTGTGGCATTCTTAGCGATCACCACTTCTTTTTTTGGGCATTACTACGGAGCAAAAGAGGGTTTAAAGGGCTTGATTGTGCAAATATTCACTAAAGATAAACTCAACACCCACCACCACCGCCGCATCGATGTGTGGACCACCATATTTTTTTGGATCAGCATCATTGCTGTCGCCTACTACAACCCCAGCATTTTAAGTTTCATTGAGGATTTGGGCGGGCCTGCCCTAGCTACTATTACCTTTATTTTACCCATTGTGGCGATGTATGCCCTGCCTTCTATGAAAGACTTTAGAAGCCCGATTGCCGATGGGTTTATCTTTGCAACGGGTGTGCTCACCGTCTTAAACGCCATTATCAATATTGTTAAATGA